In Dermochelys coriacea isolate rDerCor1 chromosome 10, rDerCor1.pri.v4, whole genome shotgun sequence, one DNA window encodes the following:
- the IGSF6 gene encoding immunoglobulin superfamily member 6, whose protein sequence is MFGESVLMAWNFKILLLLKNISGQTHQEMAPFNKCKVVLLLEFNWILYYVGHVVDTCKVTVKQHQFKEVDYSVSTVNVTCSFSSSGCRGSPQILWFRYNDFTHEALCTPQCIEKFQVIGSPSDNEVLLQINKLTVNDSAIYICGIAFSDSDTHTSKQTGGGTILVKRGSEKYSTEEYIPMVVLSSLLFLYSIAIFAIFIFYKSKSKLVKKTRKGEVKGEHHKNTSGRTLCREIVQELYKKRYAEDHHQPECLEPDDTIYQNR, encoded by the exons AAACATTTCTGgacaaacacaccaagaaatggCACCTTTCAATAAATGCAAAGTCGTGCTACTGTTGGAATTCAACTGGATTCTATACTATGTTG GTCATGTTGTAGACACCTGCAAAGTTACCGTAAAACAACACCAATTTAAGGAAGTAGACTACAGTGTCAGCACTGTGAACGTAACATGCAGTTTCTCTTCTTCCGGATGTCGTGGCTCCCCTCAAATACTATGGTTTCGCTATAATGATTTTACACATGAGGCTTTGTGTACACCTCAATGCATAGAGAAGTTCCAAGTGATTGGATCACCGTCCGATAATGAAGTTTTACTTCAGATCAACAAACTGACTGTAAACGATAGTGCCATTTACATCTGTGGAATAGCATTTTCAGATTCAGATACACACACATCTAAGCAAACTGGGGGAGGAACGATATTGGTGAAAAGAG GGTCTGAGAAGTACAGCACTGAAGAATACATCCCCATGGTAGTCCTCTCATCTTTGCTGTTTCTATACAGCATTGCCATATTTGCAATCTTTATATTCTATAAG TCAAAATCCAAACTGGTAAAGAAAACCAGGAAAGGAGAGGTGAAAGGAGAGCACCAT AAAAATACGAGTGGGCGAACACTTTGTCGAGAAATTGTACAAGAACTGTACAAGAAGAGATATGCTGAAGACCATCATCAGCCT gagTGTTTGGAACCAGATGACACCATCTATCAAAACAGATGA